The following proteins are co-located in the Sporolactobacillus pectinivorans genome:
- a CDS encoding transcriptional regulator yields MPVSEKLRSATFKHIEAELYAFNDTKKEIRKLREEVIFGVNNDDENVGGGRSNYPGRPTELIATRLATNRKLRNLEEIVQAIETAYSQVTEDHRKIIKLRYWSNLNLTWDSIADRCNMHRNTATKYRKDFVLIVADKIGWL; encoded by the coding sequence ATGCCAGTAAGTGAGAAATTAAGATCGGCAACGTTTAAACATATAGAAGCGGAACTGTATGCCTTTAATGATACCAAGAAAGAGATTCGGAAGTTGCGCGAAGAGGTTATATTTGGAGTAAACAACGATGATGAAAATGTGGGTGGCGGGCGAAGTAACTATCCTGGACGACCAACAGAACTGATTGCGACAAGACTGGCAACAAACAGAAAGTTGAGAAATCTTGAAGAAATAGTTCAGGCGATCGAGACTGCATACAGCCAGGTAACGGAAGATCATCGGAAAATCATTAAGCTGCGTTATTGGAGCAATTTAAATCTAACTTGGGACAGTATAGCTGACAGATGTAATATGCACCGGAATACGGCTACTAAATACCGGAAAGATTTCGTGCTTATAGTTGCTGATAAAATTGGCTGGCTATGA